In Mixophyes fleayi isolate aMixFle1 chromosome 4, aMixFle1.hap1, whole genome shotgun sequence, the following proteins share a genomic window:
- the LOC142152938 gene encoding ganglioside GM2 activator-like codes for MAKLALCFLVAFAALGHFTDAFSILPANWMQWSLITVQSITWENCDSGKLPGTIKSLSISPNPISIPGDVTVSMVLNTEVPLSSPVQIQISAEKEMLGEWLTVPCIDQLGSCTYNDVCDMLDTFFKPGKQCPAPLQTYGLPCHCPFKAGTYTLPSTSVTIPNLSLPSWLAEGSYRVSGILSQNNQEIGCAKFTFTLATPSSWWW; via the exons ATGGCAAAGCTCGCATTGTGTTTCCTGGTTGCCTTTGCAGCACTAGGACATTTTACTGATGCCTTTTCTATTCTACCGGCGAACTGGATGCAGTGGAGTCTCATCACG GTGCAGAGTATCACCTGGGAGAACTGCGATTCAGGAAAGCTCCCCGGCACAATCAAAAGTCTGTCTATTAGCCCCAACCCCATATCCATTCCTGGAGACGTGACCGTCTCTATGGTCCTGAACACTGAGGTCCCTCTAAGTTCTCCCGTCCAG ATACAAATCTCTGCAGAGAAAGAGATGCTGGGTGAGTGGTTGACAGTTCCCTGTATCGATCAGTTGGGCAGCTGCACCTATAACGATGTCTGTGATATGCTGGATACTTTTTTCAAGCCAGGAAAACAGTGCCCAGCGCCCCTACAAACCTATGGCCTTCCCTGTCACTGTCCGTTCAAAGCA GGTACCTACACACTCCCCAGCACCAGTGTTACCATACCAAACTTGTCTCTCCCCTCCTGGCTGGCAGAGGGCAGTTACCGTGTGTCTGGAATACTAAGCCAGAATAATCAGGAGATCGGATGTGCCAAATTTACTTTTACCCTGGCAACTCCCTCCTCCTGGTGGTGGTGA
- the LOC142152939 gene encoding ganglioside GM2 activator-like, with protein sequence MAKTYFSFLMACVALGQIKPMAATGFRVDRIPWMITEVNGFSWANCDAETLPGKIKTLTILPDPLLIPGEITVSTILNTSVALISPVTITVTAEKVVMGEWLKIPCIDNVGSCTYDNFCDILDILIQPGQQCPEPLHAYGLPCHCPFQAGIYYLPVTSFEIPSISIPSWFSNGNYRITVVVSHEKQEIGCAKITFSLAGSYVRWW encoded by the exons ATGGCAaagacatatttttcttttttaatggcCTGTGTTGCCTTGGGGCAAATTAAACCGATGGCAGCCACAGGATTCCGGGTGGACCGAATACCATGGATGATTACGGAG GTCAACGGTTTCTCCTGGGCTAACTGCGATGCTGAAACTCTGCCTGGTAAAATAAAGACTCTCACCATTCTCCCAGACCCCTTACTGATCCCAGGAGAAATCACCGTGTCTACAATCCTGAACACCAGTGTAGCGCTGATTTCCCCCGTCACG ATAACCGTTACTGCAGAAAAAGTGGTGATGGGTGAGTGGCTGAAGATCCCCTGCATAGACAACGTTGGAAGCTGTACCTATGATAATTTTTGTGATATTCTAGACATTTTAATCCAGCCAGGACAGCAATGCCCAGAACCTCTGCACGCCTACGGATTACCGTGTCATTGTCCCTTTCAAGCA GGAATCTACTATCTTCCTGTTACCAGCTTTGAAATCCCAAGTATATCTATACCGTCTTGGTTTTCTAACGGCAATTACCGCATAACTGTGGTTGTGAGTCATGAAAAGCAGGAAATTGGATGCGCCAAAATCACTTTTTCTCTAGCAGGATCTTATGTGCGttggtggtaa